A single window of Halococcus saccharolyticus DSM 5350 DNA harbors:
- the rdfA gene encoding rod-determining factor RdfA, with translation MSAESRCKVERNAERYDLTVPSTHDSVDDYLLFRWLGHGDRAAEGYRSLTEWFNKRLLRASYDEHGRETLATQLDADHAILTGDDDLERAELIDVLAATGIDGEALRDDMISWGTMRNHLNDCLGGEKGSPEARTDWERESVRIARDRTADRVREALGALASKDDLDGGEAATVEVQVQLTCGECPRRVPLDTALDREYVCAEHHDRVPSEETP, from the coding sequence ATGAGCGCAGAATCACGCTGCAAAGTCGAGCGCAACGCCGAGCGCTACGACCTCACCGTCCCGTCGACCCACGATTCCGTCGACGACTATCTGCTCTTCCGGTGGCTGGGGCACGGCGATCGGGCTGCGGAGGGGTATCGATCGCTGACGGAGTGGTTCAACAAGCGACTGCTCCGGGCCAGTTACGACGAACACGGCCGGGAGACGCTCGCGACCCAGCTCGACGCCGATCACGCGATCCTCACCGGCGACGACGACCTCGAACGCGCGGAGCTCATCGACGTCCTCGCCGCGACGGGCATCGACGGCGAGGCGCTCCGCGACGACATGATCTCGTGGGGAACGATGCGCAACCACCTCAACGACTGTCTCGGCGGTGAGAAAGGTTCCCCGGAGGCTCGAACCGACTGGGAGCGCGAGAGCGTGCGGATCGCTCGCGATCGGACGGCAGACCGGGTCCGCGAGGCGCTCGGGGCGCTCGCCTCGAAGGACGACCTCGACGGCGGCGAGGCCGCTACGGTCGAGGTCCAGGTCCAGCTGACTTGTGGGGAGTGCCCGCGCCGGGTGCCGCTCGACACGGCGCTCGATCGGGAGTACGTCTGCGCCGAGCACCACGACCGCGTGCCGAGCGAGGAAACACCATGA
- a CDS encoding archaea-specific SMC-related protein: protein MTWHLDIENIAGIRHGTATLEPGLDAIRGTNWEGKSSFIQALETALGVASPLTEGADSGHVELDADDASIAVELVRDGRTVRREGSPYLTDEYDRKRARLFACLDERNPVRQAVDAGENLEAVLMQPLDIQNIDEEIGSLKHEREQVEGELAQANEAADRIPTVRDEIEQLETEIEDAKGRMSELSTEDDGSDERDRLSELRAERDQVASRIDRFENTVERTEATLADKREELESLTIPEESSVEEDLADAREELQSVKNDVDLLQSLYSANQRVLEEDRLGLVTDVDHQLTDDAVACWVCDSETSRSQMEARVDALGERVTDLRSAVDTHRDTVDRLEARAEEFNQTKRRERDLEEAIADHESNVADRRDRLAELRTRRDELDDEIETLSTEVSATTDELTDLESEVKYREMELEEYRDELATLETRADRADDLEAERKRLSTEIADLRNRKAEVKRRTREAFDDAIGEIVARFETGFETARLTANFDLVVARNGREAQLSALSEGERELLGLVAALAGHAAFEVGDTVPCLLVDGVSSLADENLHTLVEYLRDRATYIVFTVHPEYTAFEGNEIELDDWTVVSDERSVTAPQ, encoded by the coding sequence ATGACCTGGCATCTCGATATCGAGAACATCGCGGGGATCCGTCACGGGACAGCGACGCTCGAACCGGGCCTCGACGCGATCCGCGGTACGAACTGGGAGGGGAAATCGAGCTTCATCCAGGCGCTCGAAACCGCACTGGGGGTGGCGTCGCCGCTCACCGAAGGCGCTGACAGCGGCCACGTGGAACTCGACGCGGACGACGCGTCGATCGCGGTCGAACTGGTTCGGGACGGCCGGACCGTCCGGCGGGAGGGATCACCCTACCTCACCGACGAGTACGACCGCAAGCGGGCACGGCTGTTCGCCTGCCTCGACGAGCGCAACCCGGTCCGTCAGGCGGTCGACGCCGGCGAGAACCTCGAAGCGGTTCTGATGCAACCGCTCGACATCCAGAACATCGACGAGGAGATCGGGAGCCTGAAACACGAACGTGAGCAGGTCGAGGGGGAGCTCGCGCAGGCGAACGAGGCCGCGGACCGAATCCCGACCGTTCGCGACGAGATCGAGCAGCTCGAAACCGAGATCGAGGATGCGAAGGGACGGATGAGCGAACTCTCGACCGAGGACGACGGTTCGGACGAGCGCGACCGGCTGAGCGAGCTCCGGGCCGAACGCGACCAAGTCGCCTCGCGGATCGATCGCTTCGAGAACACCGTCGAACGCACCGAGGCGACGCTCGCAGACAAACGGGAGGAGCTCGAATCGCTCACGATTCCGGAGGAGTCGTCGGTCGAGGAGGACCTCGCCGACGCCCGTGAGGAACTCCAGAGCGTGAAAAACGACGTCGACCTCCTCCAGTCGCTCTACTCGGCCAACCAGCGCGTGCTCGAAGAGGATCGCCTCGGCCTCGTCACCGACGTCGACCACCAGCTCACCGACGACGCGGTCGCGTGCTGGGTCTGTGACAGCGAGACGTCGCGCAGCCAGATGGAGGCCCGGGTCGACGCGCTCGGCGAGCGCGTCACCGACCTCCGCTCGGCGGTCGATACCCATCGAGACACCGTCGATCGACTCGAAGCCCGTGCCGAGGAGTTCAACCAGACCAAGCGACGCGAGCGCGACCTCGAGGAGGCGATCGCGGACCACGAATCGAACGTCGCCGACCGCCGTGATCGGCTCGCGGAGCTGCGGACACGGCGTGACGAGCTCGACGACGAAATCGAGACGCTCTCGACCGAAGTCTCGGCGACCACCGACGAGCTCACCGACCTCGAAAGCGAGGTCAAGTACCGCGAGATGGAACTCGAGGAGTACCGCGACGAACTGGCAACGCTCGAAACCCGCGCCGACCGCGCCGACGACCTCGAAGCCGAACGCAAGCGCCTTTCGACCGAGATCGCGGACCTCCGCAACCGGAAGGCCGAGGTGAAACGCCGCACACGCGAAGCGTTCGACGACGCGATCGGCGAGATCGTCGCCCGGTTCGAGACCGGGTTCGAGACCGCTCGCCTCACGGCGAACTTCGATCTCGTGGTCGCCCGGAACGGCCGGGAAGCACAGTTGAGCGCGCTGAGCGAGGGCGAGCGCGAACTCCTCGGGCTCGTCGCCGCGCTTGCGGGCCACGCCGCCTTCGAGGTCGGCGACACCGTTCCCTGCCTCCTCGTCGACGGCGTGAGCAGCCTCGCGGACGAGAACCTCCACACCCTCGTCGAGTACCTCCGCGATCGGGCGACGTACATCGTTTTCACTGTCCACCCGGAGTACACGGCGTTCGAGGGCAACGAGATCGAACTCGACGACTGGACGGTCGTCTCCGACGAGCGGTCGGTCACGGCTCCCCAGTAA
- a CDS encoding 30S ribosomal protein S17e, with protein sequence MTIDPHDIIDIGDSLKQRNPDRFTTDFESNKQAVEELTSVESRRVRNRIAGYVTRTSD encoded by the coding sequence ATGACGATCGATCCACACGACATCATCGACATCGGCGACTCCCTGAAACAACGCAATCCCGATCGGTTCACGACCGACTTCGAGTCGAACAAACAGGCGGTCGAGGAGTTGACCAGCGTCGAATCCCGCCGAGTCAGAAACCGGATCGCGGGCTACGTCACCAGAACGAGCGACTAA
- a CDS encoding (2Fe-2S)-binding protein has product MEIEFTLNDERTTFDAGADELLVTALRREGYTGVQCGCDGGVCGASKVLVDGEARMACGMDAADAGGTEIETIEALGSQDDLHPIQQAFVDHFAVQCGFCIPGMIMQAKELLAANPDPSEREVREAIDDNVCRCTGYQKPVEAILDAAERMDGDDGASGQRSVATDGGNPTDGHERGDFDE; this is encoded by the coding sequence GTGGAAATCGAGTTCACACTCAACGACGAACGGACGACCTTCGACGCCGGCGCGGACGAGCTGCTCGTGACGGCGCTTCGGCGTGAGGGATATACGGGCGTACAGTGTGGCTGTGACGGGGGCGTCTGCGGCGCGTCGAAGGTCCTCGTCGACGGCGAGGCACGGATGGCTTGTGGGATGGACGCCGCCGACGCTGGCGGCACCGAGATCGAGACCATCGAGGCACTCGGCAGCCAGGACGATCTCCATCCGATCCAGCAGGCGTTCGTCGACCACTTCGCAGTCCAGTGTGGGTTCTGCATCCCGGGGATGATCATGCAGGCGAAGGAGCTGCTCGCGGCGAACCCCGATCCCTCCGAACGGGAGGTCCGCGAAGCCATCGACGACAACGTCTGTCGATGTACCGGCTACCAGAAACCCGTCGAGGCGATCCTCGACGCCGCAGAGCGGATGGACGGCGACGACGGCGCGAGTGGTCAGCGATCCGTCGCGACGGATGGAGGGAACCCCACTGACGGCCACGAACGAGGTGATTTCGATGAGTGA
- a CDS encoding xanthine dehydrogenase family protein molybdopterin-binding subunit codes for MSENDPKPDGGTASQSSSVEREALDDHPLEWDEPENNRKADDERQSVSRPAEKDDDRKLVTGEAKYTADYEEQFPDLAHAAVVRSEIPHGRVTAIDTDAAESMDGVHAVLTPWSDGCPDAKYTSAGQSYPEPSPWDMNVLNEHVRYVGDPIAAVAAEDDETATAAVETIGVEYEEYEYVLDPEEAFSEDAPQLFADEDVENEIVGHDYDRNRMSNIEGELGDVAAAYDREDTHVHETEWSTIRQSHAQVEKHTSLAYTDEDDRHVLITSTQVPNHTRRQLAHLFDVPVRDVRVTKPRVGGGFGGKQAMVVEPIALALSLAADRPVIYEASRAEEFQAMRSRHPMRVRARSAVTDDGDIEALELYALSNTGAYGSHGMTVAGNVGSKPMPLYSKVPNVRFEADIVHTNTPQTGAMRGYGAPQGTIALEGHLDEVARDLDLDPIEFRRDHYMEVGDLDEIAGMMGGEGAERRIRSCGLDDCIERGKEAIGYDEIEQPEAEHRHRGIGMALSAQGTGVAGDELGGAQIMMNEDGSFHLQVGGVDIGTGADTAFIQIAAEVLGCDERDIVIKTSDTDNTPFDYGAYASSTTYISGMAVKKAAEDAKERILDWGSRLLDEPVEDLDTADGEVYSEATGESVSLEDVGYESVYGDEDREHILGKGSHSTDESPPPFAAQFADVTVDAETGEFEVNKLVVAVDCGVAINPGMAEGQVEGANHMSYELAVNEGITFDDEGRAEVADFDEYDFPTAAESPPIESILVETHEPTGPFGAKSVAEVPTNTVPPALSNAVREAVGVRIDEMPITAAKIRSRLDE; via the coding sequence ATGAGTGAGAACGATCCGAAACCCGACGGTGGAACCGCATCGCAATCGTCGTCGGTCGAGCGCGAGGCGCTCGACGATCATCCTCTCGAATGGGACGAGCCGGAGAACAACCGGAAGGCCGACGACGAGCGCCAAAGCGTCTCCCGACCCGCCGAGAAGGACGACGACCGCAAGCTCGTCACCGGCGAGGCGAAGTACACCGCCGACTACGAGGAACAGTTCCCGGATCTCGCCCACGCCGCGGTCGTTCGCAGCGAGATCCCCCACGGCCGCGTGACGGCGATCGATACGGACGCCGCAGAGTCGATGGACGGTGTTCACGCCGTCCTCACGCCGTGGTCCGATGGCTGTCCCGACGCGAAGTACACCAGCGCCGGCCAGTCCTATCCCGAGCCCAGCCCGTGGGACATGAACGTCCTCAACGAGCACGTCCGGTACGTCGGCGATCCGATCGCTGCCGTGGCCGCCGAGGACGACGAAACCGCCACGGCGGCGGTCGAGACCATCGGGGTCGAGTACGAGGAGTACGAGTACGTGCTCGATCCCGAGGAAGCGTTCAGCGAGGACGCGCCACAGCTGTTCGCGGACGAGGACGTCGAGAACGAGATCGTCGGCCACGACTACGACCGCAACCGGATGTCGAACATCGAGGGCGAGCTCGGTGACGTCGCGGCCGCCTACGACCGTGAGGACACCCACGTCCACGAAACCGAGTGGTCGACCATTCGTCAGTCACACGCCCAGGTCGAGAAACACACCTCCCTCGCGTACACCGACGAGGACGATCGCCATGTCCTCATCACGAGCACCCAGGTGCCGAACCACACTCGTCGCCAGCTCGCGCACCTGTTCGACGTCCCGGTTCGGGACGTCCGGGTGACGAAACCCCGCGTCGGCGGCGGGTTCGGCGGCAAACAGGCGATGGTGGTCGAGCCGATCGCGCTCGCACTCTCGCTCGCGGCCGACAGACCGGTGATCTACGAAGCCAGCCGCGCCGAAGAGTTCCAGGCGATGCGCTCGCGCCATCCCATGCGGGTACGCGCCCGTTCGGCGGTCACCGACGACGGCGATATCGAAGCACTCGAACTGTACGCCCTCTCGAACACGGGCGCGTACGGCAGCCACGGCATGACCGTCGCGGGCAACGTCGGCAGCAAGCCGATGCCGCTGTACTCGAAGGTTCCCAACGTCCGGTTCGAGGCCGACATCGTCCACACCAACACCCCCCAGACCGGCGCGATGCGTGGCTACGGCGCGCCGCAGGGCACCATCGCGCTGGAGGGCCATCTCGACGAGGTCGCGCGGGACCTCGATCTCGATCCGATCGAATTCCGCCGGGATCACTACATGGAGGTCGGCGATCTCGACGAGATCGCGGGCATGATGGGCGGTGAGGGGGCCGAACGCCGCATTCGATCCTGTGGACTCGACGACTGCATCGAGCGTGGGAAAGAGGCCATCGGCTACGACGAGATCGAACAGCCCGAGGCGGAGCATCGACACCGCGGGATCGGAATGGCGCTCTCCGCGCAGGGCACCGGCGTCGCGGGCGACGAACTCGGTGGGGCGCAGATCATGATGAACGAGGACGGCTCGTTCCACCTCCAGGTGGGCGGGGTGGACATCGGCACCGGGGCCGACACCGCGTTCATCCAGATCGCGGCCGAGGTGCTCGGGTGTGACGAGCGTGACATCGTCATCAAGACCTCCGACACCGACAACACCCCGTTCGACTACGGGGCGTACGCCTCCTCGACCACCTATATCTCCGGGATGGCGGTCAAGAAAGCGGCCGAAGATGCCAAAGAGCGGATTCTCGACTGGGGCTCCCGGCTGCTCGACGAGCCCGTCGAAGACCTCGACACCGCCGACGGCGAGGTGTACAGCGAGGCGACCGGCGAATCGGTCTCGCTCGAAGACGTCGGCTACGAGTCGGTCTACGGTGACGAGGACCGCGAGCACATCCTCGGCAAGGGCAGCCACTCGACCGACGAGAGCCCGCCGCCCTTTGCGGCCCAGTTCGCCGACGTGACGGTGGACGCAGAGACCGGCGAGTTCGAGGTGAACAAGCTCGTCGTGGCGGTCGACTGCGGCGTCGCGATCAATCCCGGCATGGCCGAAGGGCAGGTGGAGGGCGCGAACCACATGAGCTACGAGCTCGCAGTCAACGAGGGGATCACCTTCGACGACGAGGGCCGCGCCGAGGTGGCCGACTTCGACGAGTACGACTTCCCGACTGCCGCCGAGTCGCCGCCCATCGAGTCGATCCTCGTCGAAACTCACGAGCCGACGGGCCCCTTCGGCGCGAAGTCCGTCGCCGAGGTGCCGACCAACACCGTTCCGCCCGCGCTGAGCAACGCGGTCCGCGAGGCGGTTGGTGTCCGGATCGACGAGATGCCGATCACGGCAGCGAAGATCAGATCGCGACTCGACGAGTAG
- a CDS encoding (2Fe-2S)-binding protein yields the protein MQVNIKLNGNAKQFDVSKTDSLLDALRKNGYTGAKRGCDTGACGFCTVVVDGEPVNSCVTPVAKADGATVETIEGLGSQSNLHPVQQAFVDHSALQCGFCIPGMIMRSKALLEENPDPTEAEVREGLSDNLCRCTGYKKIVEAVLDAAERMGDDGTGGQQSVATDGGKADGFVAKNGECCGEGGECR from the coding sequence ATGCAAGTGAATATCAAGCTCAACGGGAACGCGAAACAGTTCGATGTATCGAAGACCGACAGCCTCCTCGACGCACTCAGAAAGAACGGGTACACAGGTGCCAAACGCGGGTGTGACACCGGTGCGTGCGGATTCTGCACGGTCGTGGTCGATGGCGAACCGGTCAACTCCTGTGTCACGCCGGTCGCGAAAGCCGACGGCGCGACGGTCGAGACGATCGAGGGGCTCGGCAGTCAGTCGAACCTCCACCCCGTCCAGCAGGCGTTCGTCGATCACTCCGCGCTCCAGTGTGGGTTCTGTATCCCGGGGATGATCATGCGCTCGAAGGCGCTGCTCGAGGAAAACCCCGATCCCACGGAGGCGGAGGTCCGGGAGGGGCTCTCGGACAACCTCTGTCGGTGCACCGGGTACAAGAAGATCGTTGAGGCGGTGCTCGACGCCGCCGAACGGATGGGGGATGACGGCACGGGCGGCCAGCAATCCGTTGCGACGGATGGCGGGAAGGCAGACGGATTCGTCGCCAAGAACGGCGAGTGCTGCGGCGAGGGGGGTGAGTGCCGATGA
- a CDS encoding xanthine dehydrogenase family protein molybdopterin-binding subunit, whose product MSKPDQPPEVDDDDGVVDLEREDHPIEGDEAADNRTAADEHETITTETEKYDARKIVTGEARYTADYRNRFPDLAAGKVVRSDIAHGYVTDIDTSDAEAMDGVLAVITPWDDVVPDTLYSPSGQSYPEPSPWDTTVLREHVRYVGDPIAAVAATDTDTADRAARKITVEYDEREAVLDPADATDPDAPRLFEEDEVENEQAGADYERNLESHFEGEIGDPERVFETADADRVLETEWETPYQSHCVPEPHTTIAYTDEDDRYTFITATQVPFHTRRQLAHLFDVPIRDIRVTKPRVGAGFGAKQEMAIEPIAFALHRKAGVPVKLEMTRQEEFTALRFRHPTELKFRTAVDDDGDLAAMDLDARENSGAYGTHGMTVAGNIGTKALPLYPRVQDVRFAADIVHTNLPMGAAMRGYGAPQGMFVVEGHMDELARRLGEDPIAFRKRHAVREGDLDRTAAIIKEGERFNRRIRSCGIRECIERGKEAIGYDDLEQPEEDHLHRGIGMALCAQASGVAGKELGAAQLKMNEDGSFHLQVGGVDVGSGNDTMFTQIIAEVLGCVPEDVIVRSSDTDLTPHDYGAYASSTTYISGRAVKKAAEDAKERLLYWGAKMLDEPVENLETGGGEVVSEATGESVTLEEIGYESTYGDDEREQIMGGGHHSTDESPPPFGAQFVDVTVNEETGEFDLNELVFAADCGVALNPPLVEGQIEGAQHMSLELATSGTLEFDEDGQPETLGFRQYGMPRTTDHPPMETILVETHEPTGPFGAKSIGELPTNGVPPALSNAVRDAVGVRITTLPITTEKVKRALDASDD is encoded by the coding sequence ATGAGCAAACCCGACCAGCCACCCGAGGTCGACGATGACGACGGTGTCGTCGATCTCGAAAGGGAGGACCACCCGATCGAGGGAGACGAAGCAGCAGACAACCGGACGGCGGCCGACGAGCACGAGACCATCACCACTGAGACCGAGAAGTACGACGCCCGGAAGATCGTGACCGGTGAGGCGCGCTACACCGCCGACTACCGGAATCGGTTCCCGGACCTCGCCGCGGGAAAGGTCGTCCGAAGCGACATCGCCCACGGCTACGTCACTGACATCGACACGAGCGACGCCGAGGCGATGGACGGCGTTCTCGCCGTCATCACGCCGTGGGACGACGTGGTGCCCGACACGCTCTACTCTCCGTCGGGACAGTCCTATCCCGAGCCGAGCCCGTGGGACACGACAGTGCTCCGCGAGCACGTGCGGTACGTCGGCGACCCGATCGCGGCCGTCGCTGCGACCGACACCGACACCGCCGATCGTGCAGCCCGAAAGATCACCGTCGAGTACGACGAGCGCGAGGCGGTTCTCGATCCGGCCGACGCGACCGATCCCGACGCACCGCGGCTGTTCGAGGAGGACGAAGTCGAGAACGAACAGGCCGGTGCGGACTACGAGCGCAACCTCGAATCGCACTTCGAGGGCGAGATCGGCGATCCCGAGCGCGTGTTCGAGACGGCCGACGCGGACCGAGTTCTCGAAACCGAGTGGGAGACACCCTACCAGTCCCACTGCGTGCCAGAGCCCCACACCACCATCGCCTACACCGACGAGGACGACCGGTACACCTTCATTACGGCCACGCAGGTGCCGTTCCACACTCGTCGGCAGCTCGCACACCTCTTCGACGTGCCGATCCGCGACATCCGGGTGACGAAACCCCGTGTCGGCGCGGGCTTCGGCGCGAAGCAGGAGATGGCGATCGAGCCGATCGCGTTCGCGCTCCACCGGAAGGCGGGGGTGCCGGTAAAGCTTGAGATGACCCGTCAAGAGGAGTTCACCGCGCTCCGATTCAGGCATCCGACCGAACTCAAGTTCAGAACCGCCGTCGACGACGACGGCGACCTCGCGGCGATGGACCTCGACGCCCGCGAGAACTCCGGAGCCTACGGCACCCACGGGATGACGGTCGCGGGCAACATTGGTACGAAGGCGCTGCCGCTGTACCCGCGCGTGCAGGACGTCCGGTTCGCGGCCGACATCGTCCACACCAACCTCCCGATGGGGGCGGCGATGCGTGGCTACGGTGCGCCACAGGGGATGTTCGTCGTCGAGGGCCACATGGACGAGCTCGCGCGGCGACTCGGCGAGGACCCCATCGCGTTCCGGAAGCGACACGCCGTCCGGGAGGGTGACCTCGATCGGACCGCGGCGATCATCAAGGAGGGCGAGCGTTTCAACCGCCGGATCAGATCGTGTGGAATCCGCGAGTGTATCGAGCGCGGGAAGGAGGCCATCGGCTACGACGACCTCGAACAGCCCGAGGAGGACCATCTCCATCGGGGGATCGGGATGGCGCTGTGTGCCCAGGCCAGCGGGGTTGCGGGCAAGGAACTTGGGGCCGCTCAGCTCAAGATGAACGAAGACGGTTCGTTCCACCTCCAGGTGGGTGGGGTCGACGTCGGCAGCGGCAACGACACGATGTTCACCCAGATCATCGCCGAGGTGCTGGGCTGTGTCCCCGAAGACGTCATCGTCAGGTCCTCGGACACCGATCTCACGCCTCACGACTACGGCGCGTACGCCTCCTCAACCACCTACATCAGCGGCCGCGCGGTCAAGAAGGCGGCCGAGGACGCCAAAGAGCGCCTCCTGTACTGGGGCGCGAAGATGCTGGACGAACCCGTAGAGAACCTCGAAACGGGCGGCGGCGAGGTGGTGAGCGAGGCGACCGGCGAATCGGTCACCCTCGAAGAGATCGGCTACGAGTCGACGTACGGCGACGACGAGCGCGAGCAGATCATGGGCGGCGGCCATCACTCGACCGACGAGAGCCCGCCGCCGTTCGGCGCGCAGTTCGTCGACGTCACCGTGAACGAGGAAACCGGCGAGTTCGATCTCAACGAGCTGGTGTTCGCGGCGGACTGTGGCGTCGCGCTCAACCCGCCGCTGGTCGAGGGGCAGATCGAGGGTGCCCAGCACATGAGCCTCGAACTCGCCACCAGCGGCACGCTCGAGTTCGACGAGGACGGTCAGCCCGAGACGCTCGGCTTCCGGCAGTACGGGATGCCCCGGACGACCGACCACCCGCCGATGGAGACCATTCTCGTCGAGACCCACGAGCCGACGGGCCCCTTCGGCGCGAAGTCGATCGGCGAACTCCCGACCAACGGTGTGCCGCCCGCACTGAGCAACGCGGTCCGTGACGCTGTCGGTGTCCGGATCACCACACTCCCCATCACCACGGAGAAGGTGAAGCGAGCGCTCGACGCGAGCGACGACTGA
- a CDS encoding acetolactate synthase large subunit translates to MQTAADLLVECLEVEETDHVFGLPGEELEELLFSLRDSSVEFIPVRHEQGAAFMADVYGRLTGDAGVCLGTLGPGATNLMTGVADAQLDKSPVVSITGQGGLERLHKESHQKLDIVDMFEPITKWNTQISDPEIVHESVRKAFKLAEHEKPGATHLEFPEDVAGTETDASPLPTRSRIRRPSPDETAVERAVSLLADADRPIVLAGNGAIRTRASERLRSFVDATDVPVVATYMGKGAVSDADDHSLFALQYEAEAGGGTRIADAVRKADAVLAVGYDIAEHDPEDWNPAGDKRIVHLDFEPAEVYAHYNPNVEIVCDVSAGLRAIQEYGDDIGTDPEWYASIREDVVAAKFGRPNSDDAFSVRRSLPLLRDAMADEDVLISDTGSHKMAIAQDYPTYEPNTCIISNGLATMGIAVPGAVAADLAIDGNVVAATGDGGFLMNAAEIETATRLDCSFTILLYNDNDYGLISEKQAEHRGESTGTQLTNPDFVTFAESFGIEGYRPESWDELDDVLARVVPDDDIALVEVPVE, encoded by the coding sequence ATGCAGACCGCAGCCGATCTCCTCGTCGAATGCCTCGAAGTCGAAGAGACCGATCACGTCTTCGGCCTCCCCGGAGAGGAGTTGGAGGAGCTCCTCTTCTCGCTCCGGGATTCGTCGGTCGAGTTCATCCCCGTCCGCCACGAACAGGGCGCGGCGTTCATGGCCGACGTCTACGGCCGACTCACCGGCGATGCGGGCGTCTGTCTCGGGACGCTCGGCCCGGGTGCGACCAACCTCATGACGGGCGTCGCCGACGCACAGCTCGACAAGAGTCCCGTGGTGTCGATCACCGGTCAAGGTGGGCTCGAACGCCTCCACAAGGAGAGCCACCAGAAGCTCGACATCGTCGATATGTTCGAGCCGATCACGAAGTGGAACACCCAGATCTCGGATCCCGAAATCGTCCACGAGTCGGTACGAAAAGCGTTCAAACTCGCCGAACACGAAAAGCCCGGCGCGACCCATCTCGAGTTTCCCGAGGACGTGGCGGGAACGGAGACCGATGCCTCTCCACTACCGACGCGGAGCCGGATCCGGCGGCCGAGCCCCGACGAAACGGCGGTCGAGCGTGCGGTCTCGTTGCTGGCCGACGCCGACCGGCCGATCGTGCTCGCGGGCAACGGGGCGATCCGCACTCGCGCATCGGAACGGCTCCGGTCGTTCGTCGACGCGACCGACGTTCCGGTGGTCGCCACCTACATGGGGAAAGGTGCGGTCTCGGACGCCGACGACCACTCGCTGTTCGCGCTCCAGTACGAAGCCGAAGCGGGCGGTGGCACCCGGATCGCCGACGCCGTCAGGAAGGCCGACGCGGTGCTCGCGGTTGGCTACGACATCGCCGAACACGATCCGGAAGACTGGAACCCCGCAGGCGACAAGCGGATCGTCCATCTCGACTTCGAGCCCGCCGAGGTGTACGCCCACTACAACCCGAACGTCGAGATCGTCTGTGACGTCTCCGCGGGGCTGCGCGCGATCCAGGAGTACGGCGACGACATCGGCACCGATCCCGAGTGGTACGCCTCCATCCGCGAAGACGTCGTCGCAGCGAAGTTCGGCCGACCCAACAGCGACGACGCCTTCTCGGTCCGGCGCTCGCTCCCACTGCTCCGGGATGCGATGGCCGACGAGGACGTCCTCATTTCGGATACGGGCAGTCACAAGATGGCGATCGCCCAGGACTATCCGACCTACGAGCCGAACACCTGCATCATCTCCAATGGGTTGGCGACGATGGGGATCGCGGTCCCCGGTGCGGTCGCCGCCGATCTCGCGATCGACGGCAACGTGGTGGCCGCCACCGGCGATGGGGGCTTCCTGATGAACGCCGCCGAGATCGAGACCGCGACCCGGCTCGATTGCTCGTTTACCATCCTGCTCTACAACGACAACGACTACGGCCTGATCTCGGAAAAGCAGGCCGAGCACCGCGGCGAGAGTACCGGTACGCAGCTCACCAACCCCGATTTCGTCACCTTCGCCGAGAGCTTCGGGATCGAGGGGTACCGCCCCGAGAGCTGGGACGAGCTCGACGACGTGCTCGCTCGCGTCGTTCCCGACGACGACATCGCGCTCGTCGAAGTGCCGGTGGAGTAG